A segment of the Leclercia adecarboxylata genome:
ACAGCGGCAGCTCAGTTGACGCCGGGTGTTCATCAGGGTGCGGCAGATCGCCATACACTTCGTCAGTGGAGATATGATGGAAACGGAAGGCTTGCTTCGCCTCTTCGTCAAGCGTTGACCAGTAGGCTCTGGCCGCTTCAAGCAGCACATAGGTACCGACAATATTGGTCTCGATAAACGCAGCCGGGCCAGTAATAGAGCGATCAACGTGGCTCTCCGCCGCCAGATGCATGACGGCATCAGGCTTATGCTCGGCAAAAATACGATCCATCGCCGCTTTATCACAAATATCTGCATATTCAAAAACGTAACGCTGACTTTTGCTTACGTCAGCCAGAGATTCCAGGTTACCGGCGTAGGTCAATTTATCGACATTAACAACGCTATCCTGAGTGTTTTGAATAATATGTCGTACAACCGCAGAGCCGATAAAACCAGCACCACCAGTAACTAGAATTTTCACGCGTGAGTTTCCGTTGATTGAATATATCGGGATAGTGATGTCCCACCATAGTCTGTGACTACTGTGGCAAAAATCAGACACGCTACCGCCCCTGGCTTAACAGCTACCAGTACACTGAACGTGGTCAAAATAGAGGTATTTTGCCGTCTGGCCCCGCCATAATCTTGACAGGGCAGCGTAAAAGGCAATTAATAATTGTCGTCTTAAATGCTTGCAGACACAAGGGAAAAAAGTAGGCCAGCAACACAAAAAAACAGCAATTAACTCACTGAAATTTAAGAATAAATTTAAAAAAGAAAACGGCAGTGTCATTCTCATGGCTAATGAAAGCCAGGAATGATCCACTGCCGTTTAGGCAACCAGCAACCAACCGTCAATCGTTGGTTAATAGTTTCTTCATGCTTTCCCGGAACTTCTGCCCTTCTTTCAGGTTACGCAGGCCATACTGTACAAAGGCTTGCATGTAGCCCATTTTTTTACCACAGTCGTAGCTGTCACCGGTCATCAGCATGGCATCGACAGACTGCTTCTTCGCCAGTTCCGCGATAGCATCCGTCAGTTGAATACGATCCCAGGCGCCTGGCTCGGTACGTTCCAGTTCGGCCCAGATTTCAGCGTTGAGCACATAGCGGCCGACGGCCATCAGATCGGAGTCGAGAGTCTGCGGCTGATCGGGTTTCTCGATAAACTCAACGATACGGCTGACTTTACCTTCTGAATCCAGCGGCTCTTTGGTCTGAATGACAGAGTATTCGGACAGATCGCCTTTCATACGCTTCGCCAGCACCTGGCTGCGACCGGTCTCGTTGAAGCGTGCAACCATAGCAGCAAGGTTGTAGCGCAGCGGATCGGCAGAGGCATTGTCCAGAATGATGTCCGGCAGAACGACCACAAACGGGTTATCGCCAACGACAGGGCGTGCGCACAGGATAGAATGGCCAAGCCCCAGCGGCTGCGCCTGACGCACGTTCATGATGGTCACACCTGGCGGGCAGATGGACTGCACTTCCGCCAGCAGCTGACGCTTCACGCGCTGCTCCAGAAGGGCTTCAAGTTCATAGGAGGTGTCGAAGTGGTTTTCTACCGCATTCTTCGAAGAATGGGTCACCAGAACGATTTCTTTGATCCCTGCAGCAACAATCTCGTCGACGATGTACTGAATCATCGGCTTGTCAACGATCGGCAGCATCTCTTTAGGAATGGCTTTTGTGGCCGGGAGCATATGCATGCCCAGACCGGCTACCGGAATAACCGCTTTCAAATTAATCATATTTCTTCCACCTTAAAATGGTTGCCGAATTATAGCTCTTTAGCCTGGTTTCGCCAGCACGATTTGCTACAAATCAGGCGTAGATGTTACGCCGGTGCCGTACGAATACCAATGGATGCAGTCTGAATCCGCGCGCTTTAATTCCAGGAATCCTCGCAAAATGCCGTCTGGTTAATATTTAACGCTTCGGCAGACTAAAATTCAGCCGCTCCGTATTAATCGTATGCTGATCGATGCGGTCAATATCTACCGAACTTTGCCCCTTCTCATTAATCGCCTTAATGTTCGCCAGCGAGAGCAGCGTCTCTTCGCGAGCCATAAATTTCCCGCGCACATCCTTGCGCAGATCGAAATTCAGCTTCAGGGCCGGCCCTCTGTCTGTGTCCTGCATCACCTTGATATTACGCATAAAAAGATGCTGCGGTTTATTATGTAACTCCAGCGTGGCGCGCTTCATCTCGAGGTTGGTGATCGCCACAAACGAAGTGGCATTGCCGGAGGAGATCTGTATTCCGCGCAATTTTCGTGCAAGGTTATGATTTTCGATGTGAATATTGTTCAGGCGAAAATTCTGCGGTATCGACAAATAATCGCCTTTGATCACCCCGTAGCCAATTAACATCCCCGCGCTCTCGACCATTTCAACATTATCGATGACAAAATTATCGCAACCATATATCGCTACCGTTGCGTTATCGATCCCCGCTTTTTTGCTGAAGTCCGGAGTGATATTTCGGGCTTTAACATTACGGATAACAAAGTGTTTACCATTCTCAACGTGCACTAACTGGCGGCAGTTGCTGCCGGTGATATTAGCCACCACAAAATTTTTCACCGCCTGGTCTTCCGGGTAGGCATTGTCATAGGTACTTCCGGCCAGACCGATACCGATCCCCCAGTTAATTTTACCGTTGGTGCAGTCGATATGGTCGATAACGTGGTCTGAGATCAGGATGTTCTGGTCGTTGATCGCCACGTTCCACTCAATGGCATCGCCCTGTAGATAGCTGAAGTGGCAGTTGGTGATTCTGGCGCCATCTACCTGGTTGTGGAACCCCTGACGCAGGATCGCATAGTTCGCCTTCGTGACCCGCAGATTGTCGATCAGCAGGTTGCGCATCACCCGCGGTTTTTTACCGCCGATGTAAATCTGGGTTACCGGGCCATAGCCGCTCATGGCCAGCCCCTGGATCACGCAGTCGGAGCCGCGAACGTCGAGGGTGATGTTTTCGCTGCGCCCCTCCCCTTCCCCAATCACTTTACTGCCATCCTGCAATACCAGCCGTCCCCGTCCATTGCCGGTCAGCGCGCCGCGGATGCGCAGGGTTTTACCCTCGGGGATAAAAATGGCGGTGTTGATGTTATCGCAGGTGAGCCCGGCGGGTACCACCACGGTGTCGCCGTCGGTAAAGGCCTTTTTGAAGGCTGCGATCCAGTCACGATGGTTATACCGGCTGATGTCCACCGTGGCGCCGCTCGCGGCGGCACGCACGCCTGTCATGGATGCGGCGGCCAGTACGGAACAGGTAGTGACAAACGCGCGTCGCGTCATCTCTTTCGGCATATCGCCTCCCTTTTTAAAGCGTCTGTAGCAGAGTGGCTAACTGCCGGTTGATCAGGTGTTGATTAAAATCGTTCTCGACTTTCCGGCGCGCATTGTGCAGCACGGGCGAGAGCTCATGGTCATCCAGCGCGGCGAAGCGCTCCAGCTGCGTGGCCAGCGCCTCGGGGTTGTTCTCTTCCACCAGCCAGCCGGAGTGGCCGGGTTCGATCAGTTCAGGAATGCCGCTGTGTACCGTGGAAACCACCGGGATACCCACCGCCATCGCCTCCATCAGCGCCACCGGGATGCCTTCCATATCGCCATCCGTGCCGGTGACCGACGGCAGTAAGAAGACATCGGCGGCATCGAGCATGGCTTTGACCTCATGGCTGGGCTTGAACCCCGGCATCTCGACATACTCCTCCAGCTCGTACTGTTCGATCAGGGTGCGCAGGCGGCGCTCCCAGGGGCCAATGCCGAGAATACGATAGCGAAAAGCTACCCCGCGCGCTTTTAGCTGCCGGCAGGCCTCGATCGCCACGTGCAGCCCTTTTTTCTCAGTCAGGCGTGCCACTGAGATAATTTCCAGCGGAGTTCCCGGGGCCTTCACCGGTCGTTGGGTAAAGCGATCCATATCCACGCCCATGCGCGAGACGGTGATTTTTTCGGGCGGGCAGCCCATGTTTTTCAGACGCCCGGCCCAGAGATCGCTTATCGGCAGCATCATATCGCCACGCTGAAACAGGCGTTGATACTCCGGGGTGTAGTGCGCCAGTACCTCCCGGCTGGAGATATCGATCCCGTGGAAGACGGTAGCAATTTTCCCCTCGATAACCCCCAGCTCGCGCAGCTTGGCCGCCGTGACGCCCGCCGGGCCGAAATGGGCGATAAACACATCCGCGCGCCAGGGCCGTGCCGTCTGGCCGCAGATGGCGGAGAGGATCAGGTTGCGCGATTCGGCGCCATAGCGGGAAACATTCAACGCCCTCCAGGTGCCGGGGCGATGCAGCCCGCGCAGAGTCTGACGGGCGCGGTAGCCCAGTTTTGCCAGCTTGCCCTGCGGCTCATCCTGCAGCCAGCGGGTTTTGCTGGCCAGGTCGTATTGCGTCCACGCGGCATGGGTATTTTGCGTGTCGCCCTTCTGCAGGGCGACGATCTCCACGTCATAACCCATATCAATAAACGCGGTGATCTGGTTCAGCACAAAAGTTTCTGACGAGAGCGGGAATTTCAGCAAGAAGAAACCAACCTTCATTTGCCCTCCCCGACCCGATCCAGCACCGATTTCACCATCCTGATGCCGTTCTCACGTTCGGCTTTCACCGCCACCGCGAGGCGTTCGTTGATGGCCGGCAACTGGCCGAGGGTGTCGCCCACCATCGCGCCCAGGGAGCCATCCAGCAGATGGCGAATATCCACCGCCATCTCCGGCATCCCCAGCTGCTGCATGATCCCGGCAGACTTGTGTTCATAGTTAATGGCAATGGCCGGGGTGCCAAAGTTCATGGAGATGATCGCGGAATGCAGACGGGTGCCGACGGTCAGATCGCAAGCCCCCAGCAGTTTGCCCATCTCGAGGTCGTTCAGTTCGTCCATCACCACGTGATATCGGGATGGATCGCTGACGTGCTGGCGCAGGTTGAGCGCCACCATGCGGTCATCTTTGTTGTAGCTGTCGATCCCGGTACAGGTGGAGAGCGCCAGCACCTGATAACCACTGTCCAGTACCCGGTTGACCACCTCAGCAAAGGCCTTTTCGTAGGCCGCCTGGGTGGTGCCCAGACGTTTGTCGAACGGGGCCAGTTCGCGCAGGGTAATGGCGACGGTTTTTTGCTGCCCCGCCACGTTCAGCCAGTGCTGCACGGCATAGCTCGGGGTAAAGTTCGCCTCCTGATGATCCACCAGCCAGGCGGTGTCCACACCCTGCCCCACTTTGGTTGTATCGATCTCGCTGCGCTGCATCAGATTCAGACTTACCGACTCACGCAGGATCAGGGCATCGCAGTGGCCAAACACATAGTTCGCCAGCTGGTTGAACTGCGGATCCTGGAACGGCCCGACGCTGTGGCCGACCATAAACAGCGGTTTTTTCGCCATAAAGGTACAGAGCGCATGCTCAAACTGCGGCACGCCGTAGAGGTCAACGAAGAAGGAGCCGCCCACCTGGATGATGGCGTCGTAGCCGGAGAGCAGACGAACAAAATCGGTAAAGCCCTGAGCGATAGCAATGTTGCGCAGCTTGCCGGTGTCGGTCACCCGGGAGAGGAGGACCTGATGCTGATAGCGGCGGCGCAGCACCTTTTTCACCCGGCCCATTACCCCTGCGGCACTGTTATGCTGTTTCATCTGGCTGTAGAGCGGATCGCCCATCACCGGGCGGTTCAGCAGCCAGGAGGAGCTCACCGGGTAGCGGCTCATCACATCGACTTCGGTCTCCGGCGACAGAGCGTAAATGGCATCCAGCAGGCCGCGCAGAATGGCGCTGTCACCACGGTTACCACAGGTATGGTTGCCCAGAATCAGTAATTTCATAATAACCTCTTAAAAGATTCCCCTCCCCAAAGGGTGAGGGGGAGGAAATAATTAGCCTGCGCGAAGCAGCGTTTTTATCTTTTCGTTGCGGCAGAACTGACGCTTGATCTCCACCACCAGCGCATTCCGCGACAGCACGATCATCACCGCGAAGGCCAGCGCACCGGCTGCCACCTGCACCGCCAGCAGCGCCGCCAGCGGCAGTTGGCCGTTAAGGACGATACCCAGGCCATAGCTCACCGCCAGCGTCGGCAGCGACAGGTAAAACGGCAGCCACAAGCTCAGGATGTACTGACGATAGCTGGAGCCCAGCACCGGCTTAATCATTACGAAGTAGCTCAGCACGGTATTGATTATCTGCACCAGCAGGAAGCCCAGCGTTACCCCCATCGCGCCGGCCAGATGGCCGCCGATGACGATCGCCGGGATAAACAGGAATGTTTTAAACACATTGAATTTGAAGCTGATATCGACGCGGGCTTTGGCCATTAGCAGGGAACCAATCGGGTTACCAACCGAGCGTAGCAGCCCCACCACGCACAGCAGCTGCAGGATCGGCACAATGCTGACCCACTTTTCACCGAACACCAGCGGCACCAGATTTCCGGAAACCACCATCAGCCCCAGCAGGGTCGGGAAGTTAATGATCCCCACCACCGACAGCAGCTTGTAGAAGTTGATCCGCAACTTTTCAGTGTCGTCCTGAATTTTGGCAAAAGCCGGGAACAGCACGCGAGTGATGATCGGGTTAAGCTTCATTGGCGGCACCACCGCCACGTTGTACGCCAGGTTATAGCCCCCCGCCACGCTGGCCCCGAGGATGCGCGCCAGTACTAAAGTGGAAAGGTTGGTGTTGACGTAGTTGATGATGCTGTCGGCGGTCAGCCAGGCGCCGAAGCGCAGGTTGGACGATACCGAAGAGAGCGAGAAGTGGAAGCCAGGACGGTAAATCTTGCGGCCAAAGTAGCCGAACAGCAGGGTGCGTACGGCAGAGTTCACCAGATACCCGAGGATCGCGGTCATTGCCAGCGGCCAGAAATGGGCGCTGACCACGGTAAAGGTAAACCCGGCCAACACCGCGCTGGTCTCGATCATGCCGATTTTGCTGAACTCCAGCTCCTTTTGCATCAGGGCGCGGAACTGCTGCCCATGGGGGATCACCACAAACGCAAACGACAGGGCGCGCATCAGCGGGGCCAGCTCCGGGTTATTCAGCGCGTCAGCAATAACATCACTGAGCAGGAAAAGTGCGACAAATACCAGCACCCCAAGGCCAACGTTCAGCCAGTAGAGGGTGGTCAGCTCCAGCTGGCTGATCTCCTTACGCTGAATAATCGAGTTGGCGATGCCGAAGTCCGACAGCGTATCGGCCAGAGCGATGATCACCAGCGAGACGGTCAACAGGCCAAACTGGTGGTTATCAATAATGCGCGCCAGCACCGTCATCTGCACCAGCCCGAGGCCGATGATGATCACCGTGGCGATAGCCGACCACTTTGCTCCGCTGAGGGTTTTCTCACGTAAGCTCATGTTAGTACGCCGCTTTATTCACGAAGCCCTTGAAGACGGTGAGAAAAACGATTTTGATATCGAACCAGAGGCTCCACTCACGGATGTACTCCAGATCGAACTCAATGCGTTTTTCCATCTTCTCCAGGGTGTCGGTTTCACCGCGCCAGCCGTTGATCTGCGCCCAGCCGGTGATGCCCGGTTTCACTTTATGGCGCAGCATGTAGCCTTCAATCAGGGCGCGATACTGCTCGTTATGTGCCACGGCGTGCGGACGCGGGCCGACAATCGACATGCCCCCGGTTAACACATTAATAAACTGCGGCAGTTCGTCGAGGGAGGTGCGGCGCAGGAAGTTACCGACGCGGGTGACGCGCGGATCGTTTTGCGTCGCCTGGGTCACCACCTCGTCGTTTTCCATCACCTTCATGGAGCGGAATTTCCACACCATGATCGGCTTCCCGTCCATGCCGTAGCGGGTCTGGCGGAAGATCACCGGCCCTTTTGAGGTGAGTTTAACCGCCAGGGCAATGGCGCAGAGCACCGGGGAGATCAGCAGCAGGATCATCGAGGAGAGGACGATGTCCTCCGCGCGCTTCAGCACCCGGTTGAGCCCGGAAAGCGGCGTGTCATACAGCGGCACCACCGGCACGCCGTTTACCTCTTCAATGCGGGAATGCAGGATGTTAAAGGTGAAGACATCAGGGATCAGGATCACCGAGCAGGTAGTATCCGCCAGTTTGCGCATCAGGGTTTTGATTCGGGCTTCGTCGCTCATCGGCATGGCGATGTAGACGTTGTGGATCTTGCCGGCTTTGGCATCGTCAATCAGCTGGGAATAATTACCGGCCCAGTCAGCAGAGACACCGCCGGGCTGCGCGTCGTGATAGACCCCGACCACGTCAAATCCCAGCCACGGCTCCTTGCGAAAACCGTCCAGCAAAGCCAGTCCCGCGGGCATACTCCCGGCCACCGCCACCCGGCGAGTGTTGTAGCCGCGGTTACGCAGCCAGCCCGCGCCGTAGCGGATAAGCGATCGGCAGACCACCATCCCCACGCTGGTGAGCAGGTACCAGGCAAAATAGGTGGCAAAGCGATTATCAAAGTCGTTGTTAAACGCCACCAGCCCGAAGCTGAAGACCAGGCTTAAGGTCCAGTTCTGCAACAGCAGCAGGAGCTCGGTGGCGATCTTGACGCCACGCCATGAACGGTAGAAGTCGGTCATCCCGCCGATCATCTGGAAGACCACCAGCGCGATCAGCGCCATCAGCAGGTGCATGTAGAGGAAAGGCAGCCCGCTGAGTTTACACACCATCCACAAGCCACCGAACATGATGGTGATATCAGAAAAACGCTGCACCATAGAGATTAACGATGCATTCGTTTTGGCTCGCTCGCGCTTTTTTAGATTTGTCATCGTTGTTCCTGTTTCAGGGTCCCCTCCCCCGTCGGGAGAGGGGCAAGGATTACTGATTCAACAGCGCCATAATGTCCTGCGTTCGCGCCGCCATCAGCGCCGCATCGGCGCGGGATTCCACGTTCAGGCGCACCACCGGCTCGGTATTCGACGAGCGTAAATTGAAGCGCCACTGGGGGAAGGTCATGCTGATGCCGTCGGTACGGTCGATCTCCAGCGCGTGCAGAGCGAAGTGGTTCTCCACCCGGGCAATCGCCTCGGCCGGGGCCGCGAGGGTGCTGTTGATCTCCCCGCTCGCCGGGAAGGCCGCCATGCGGTCACGCACCAGCTCACCCAGCGACTGGCCCTTCAGGCACAGCAGTTCGGTGACCAGCAGCCACGGGATCATCCCGCTGTCGCAGTAGGCAAAATCGCGGAAGTAGTGATGGGCGCTCATCTCGCCGCCGTAAATCGCGTCTTCTTCGCGCATCCGCTCTTTGATAAACGCATGGCCGGTCTTCGACATCACCGGGGTACCGCCCGCCGCCGCGACCACATCCACCGTGTTCCAGGAGAGACGCGGGTCGTGAATAATGCGCGAACCGGGGTTTTTCTCGAGGAAGGCTTCCGCCAGCAGGCCGACGATGTAGTATCCCTCGATAAACTGCCCTTTCTCGTCGAACAGGAAGCAGCGGTCGAAATCGCCGTCAAAGGCGATGCCCATGTCCGCGCCGTGCTCAATCACCGCGTTGCGGGTGTCGGCCCGGCACTCCGGCAGCAGCGGGTTCGGAATACCGTTCGGGAAGGTACCGTCCGGGGTATTGTGAACTTTGATGAAGGTGACAGGCACGTTAAGCGCCTTAAAGCGGGCTTCCAGGGCATCCACCACCGGGCCTGCCGCGCCGTTACCGGAGTTGATCACAAGCGTGAGCGGCTTGAGGTTCGCCAGATTGATGTATCCCAGCAGGTGGTCGATATAGGCCTCACGCAGATCGAGAGTTTTATAGCTGCCGCGCTTCGCCTCGTTCACCGGCGGGAAATTGTTGGCTTCCGCCAGACGCTGTACGTCGCGCAGGCCGGTGTCGCCGCTGATCGGACGAGCCCCTTCGCGCACCAGCTTCATGCCGTTGTAGTCCATCGGGTTATGGCTGGCGGTCACTTCGATGCCGCCGTCGACACCTAAATGGAAGGTGGCAAAGTAGATCTCTTCGGTACCGGACAAACCGATGTCCAGCACGTCGACGCCCGCGTCCTGCAGCCCTTTCGCCAGCGCCAGCTTCAGGGATTCGCTGGTCAGACGCACGTCGCCGCCCAGCACAATGGTTTTTGGCTTTAAGTATTCGCCGTACGCGCGGCCAATGCGCCACGCAATGTCCTCATTCAGCTCTTCACCGAGCTTGCCGCGAATATCGTAGGCTTTAAAACAGGTTAATTTTTGCATCATTACCCCTTATTCAGGCAACAGTTGGCCCGACCCTGACAGGGCCAATTAAATTTTTATCTTTTCGTAGGCCCGGTAAGCGCAGCGGCACCGGGCAAATGCGTAAGCGCTATACGCGCCCGTAACGATCCTCAAAGCGGACAATATCGTCCTCTTCCAGGTACGAGCCGGAGCGCACCTCAATCAGGTCGAGCGGGATTTTCCCCGGGTTTTCCAGACAGTGGGTCGCGCCCAGTGGGATGTAGATCGATTCGTTTTCCCCCAGCAGCGTCACCACCTCGTCGATGGTCACTTTGGCGGTACCCGCCACCACCACCCAGTGCTCGGCGCGGTGATGGTGCATCTGCACCGACAGCCCTTCGCCTGGTTTAACGGTGATGCGTTTGACCTGGTAGCGATCGCCCTCGTCGATGGAGTCGTATTTGCCCCATGGACGGTAAACTTCGCGGTGAATGTGGTGCTCATGGCGACCATCGGCCTTAATCTGCTCCACCACTTTTTTGACGTCCTGCACTGCGTTGCGATCGGCAATCAGCACCGCGTCTTTGGTCTGCACCACCACCAGATCTTTGACGCCGACGGTGGTCACCAGCCCGGATTCGGCATAAACGTAGCTGTTCTCGGTTTTATGGCTGATCACATCCCCGTGATGGACGTTGCCTTCCGGGGTCTGGGCGCTGATCTCCCAGAGCGATGACCAGGAGCCAACGTCGCTCCAGCCCGCATCCATCGGGACCACTACCGCATCAGCGGTACGTTCCATTACCGCATAATCCACCGACTCTTCCG
Coding sequences within it:
- the wcaL gene encoding colanic acid biosynthesis glycosyltransferase WcaL — protein: MKVGFFLLKFPLSSETFVLNQITAFIDMGYDVEIVALQKGDTQNTHAAWTQYDLASKTRWLQDEPQGKLAKLGYRARQTLRGLHRPGTWRALNVSRYGAESRNLILSAICGQTARPWRADVFIAHFGPAGVTAAKLRELGVIEGKIATVFHGIDISSREVLAHYTPEYQRLFQRGDMMLPISDLWAGRLKNMGCPPEKITVSRMGVDMDRFTQRPVKAPGTPLEIISVARLTEKKGLHVAIEACRQLKARGVAFRYRILGIGPWERRLRTLIEQYELEEYVEMPGFKPSHEVKAMLDAADVFLLPSVTGTDGDMEGIPVALMEAMAVGIPVVSTVHSGIPELIEPGHSGWLVEENNPEALATQLERFAALDDHELSPVLHNARRKVENDFNQHLINRQLATLLQTL
- the wcaK gene encoding colanic acid biosynthesis pyruvyl transferase WcaK, with the protein product MKLLILGNHTCGNRGDSAILRGLLDAIYALSPETEVDVMSRYPVSSSWLLNRPVMGDPLYSQMKQHNSAAGVMGRVKKVLRRRYQHQVLLSRVTDTGKLRNIAIAQGFTDFVRLLSGYDAIIQVGGSFFVDLYGVPQFEHALCTFMAKKPLFMVGHSVGPFQDPQFNQLANYVFGHCDALILRESVSLNLMQRSEIDTTKVGQGVDTAWLVDHQEANFTPSYAVQHWLNVAGQQKTVAITLRELAPFDKRLGTTQAAYEKAFAEVVNRVLDSGYQVLALSTCTGIDSYNKDDRMVALNLRQHVSDPSRYHVVMDELNDLEMGKLLGACDLTVGTRLHSAIISMNFGTPAIAINYEHKSAGIMQQLGMPEMAVDIRHLLDGSLGAMVGDTLGQLPAINERLAVAVKAERENGIRMVKSVLDRVGEGK
- the wcaJ gene encoding undecaprenyl-phosphate glucose phosphotransferase, giving the protein MTNLKKRERAKTNASLISMVQRFSDITIMFGGLWMVCKLSGLPFLYMHLLMALIALVVFQMIGGMTDFYRSWRGVKIATELLLLLQNWTLSLVFSFGLVAFNNDFDNRFATYFAWYLLTSVGMVVCRSLIRYGAGWLRNRGYNTRRVAVAGSMPAGLALLDGFRKEPWLGFDVVGVYHDAQPGGVSADWAGNYSQLIDDAKAGKIHNVYIAMPMSDEARIKTLMRKLADTTCSVILIPDVFTFNILHSRIEEVNGVPVVPLYDTPLSGLNRVLKRAEDIVLSSMILLLISPVLCAIALAVKLTSKGPVIFRQTRYGMDGKPIMVWKFRSMKVMENDEVVTQATQNDPRVTRVGNFLRRTSLDELPQFINVLTGGMSIVGPRPHAVAHNEQYRALIEGYMLRHKVKPGITGWAQINGWRGETDTLEKMEKRIEFDLEYIREWSLWFDIKIVFLTVFKGFVNKAAY
- the wzxC gene encoding colanic acid undecaprenyl disphosphate flippase WzxC, whose product is MSLREKTLSGAKWSAIATVIIIGLGLVQMTVLARIIDNHQFGLLTVSLVIIALADTLSDFGIANSIIQRKEISQLELTTLYWLNVGLGVLVFVALFLLSDVIADALNNPELAPLMRALSFAFVVIPHGQQFRALMQKELEFSKIGMIETSAVLAGFTFTVVSAHFWPLAMTAILGYLVNSAVRTLLFGYFGRKIYRPGFHFSLSSVSSNLRFGAWLTADSIINYVNTNLSTLVLARILGASVAGGYNLAYNVAVVPPMKLNPIITRVLFPAFAKIQDDTEKLRINFYKLLSVVGIINFPTLLGLMVVSGNLVPLVFGEKWVSIVPILQLLCVVGLLRSVGNPIGSLLMAKARVDISFKFNVFKTFLFIPAIVIGGHLAGAMGVTLGFLLVQIINTVLSYFVMIKPVLGSSYRQYILSLWLPFYLSLPTLAVSYGLGIVLNGQLPLAALLAVQVAAGALAFAVMIVLSRNALVVEIKRQFCRNEKIKTLLRAG
- the cpsG gene encoding colanic acid biosynthesis phosphomannomutase CpsG; its protein translation is MQKLTCFKAYDIRGKLGEELNEDIAWRIGRAYGEYLKPKTIVLGGDVRLTSESLKLALAKGLQDAGVDVLDIGLSGTEEIYFATFHLGVDGGIEVTASHNPMDYNGMKLVREGARPISGDTGLRDVQRLAEANNFPPVNEAKRGSYKTLDLREAYIDHLLGYINLANLKPLTLVINSGNGAAGPVVDALEARFKALNVPVTFIKVHNTPDGTFPNGIPNPLLPECRADTRNAVIEHGADMGIAFDGDFDRCFLFDEKGQFIEGYYIVGLLAEAFLEKNPGSRIIHDPRLSWNTVDVVAAAGGTPVMSKTGHAFIKERMREEDAIYGGEMSAHHYFRDFAYCDSGMIPWLLVTELLCLKGQSLGELVRDRMAAFPASGEINSTLAAPAEAIARVENHFALHALEIDRTDGISMTFPQWRFNLRSSNTEPVVRLNVESRADAALMAARTQDIMALLNQ
- the wcaM gene encoding colanic acid biosynthesis protein WcaM, giving the protein MPKEMTRRAFVTTCSVLAAASMTGVRAAASGATVDISRYNHRDWIAAFKKAFTDGDTVVVPAGLTCDNINTAIFIPEGKTLRIRGALTGNGRGRLVLQDGSKVIGEGEGRSENITLDVRGSDCVIQGLAMSGYGPVTQIYIGGKKPRVMRNLLIDNLRVTKANYAILRQGFHNQVDGARITNCHFSYLQGDAIEWNVAINDQNILISDHVIDHIDCTNGKINWGIGIGLAGSTYDNAYPEDQAVKNFVVANITGSNCRQLVHVENGKHFVIRNVKARNITPDFSKKAGIDNATVAIYGCDNFVIDNVEMVESAGMLIGYGVIKGDYLSIPQNFRLNNIHIENHNLARKLRGIQISSGNATSFVAITNLEMKRATLELHNKPQHLFMRNIKVMQDTDRGPALKLNFDLRKDVRGKFMAREETLLSLANIKAINEKGQSSVDIDRIDQHTINTERLNFSLPKR
- the galF gene encoding GalU regulator GalF, with amino-acid sequence MINLKAVIPVAGLGMHMLPATKAIPKEMLPIVDKPMIQYIVDEIVAAGIKEIVLVTHSSKNAVENHFDTSYELEALLEQRVKRQLLAEVQSICPPGVTIMNVRQAQPLGLGHSILCARPVVGDNPFVVVLPDIILDNASADPLRYNLAAMVARFNETGRSQVLAKRMKGDLSEYSVIQTKEPLDSEGKVSRIVEFIEKPDQPQTLDSDLMAVGRYVLNAEIWAELERTEPGAWDRIQLTDAIAELAKKQSVDAMLMTGDSYDCGKKMGYMQAFVQYGLRNLKEGQKFRESMKKLLTND